A single region of the Triticum dicoccoides isolate Atlit2015 ecotype Zavitan chromosome 2B, WEW_v2.0, whole genome shotgun sequence genome encodes:
- the LOC119362175 gene encoding uncharacterized protein LOC119362175 isoform X1, which produces MGGLRRGGGTDGLHSHRRRRHHSPSHNAPPHLAAGVGSSSKQGGELGMHSNSLFDGSRLCTPKRAGRTPMKMLIDDDVYRDVTARHTSPGVVGRLMGLDIMPSLGVHSQDTCNGDRSQGRSPGSCSDKSGNYSDRHAFSGDVPHRASTDEIPEFKDVFEVMETTKTKNRNRNTCSGHDRVNNADLNFVRQKFMDAKRLSTDESFQRSKEFNSALEALVSNKDALMEILQESNNVAASDLSGLGCPPSSGVNRITLLKPSRRSKFIDADIVYPPEDDTERCFHSPKEAKHSPRKPHSNFSSEPPREETGSFRQKLSRSSYRESIDKRVSPTRIVVLKPCLDKNLNMEGAFPITNDMFCSSYRRTEACLDDGIQRQHAEESMPQISTAYPDARRQRAKESREIAREVSTQMKTVAAVRGGANGKQKLSPDIGTSNQDEQVSLLTSMAKLKSSAALQRSSGVHDAPDGSCAGTSPTHSAKRSIRKEARRRLADRWRTTQQHQHPSQDGNATFSTLGDMLALSDKETSKFTSGAAASRQWPEGESHRDVMPGSCGYPLGISSNDGWKDDNICGLTRLESVSTSSINRGSPKSSSRKASCTHGEYSVAENIIGSGPYSSEDLHQDRPRRSSVRSSTYLSDESDVQSLDEVQSVVTEREIHVNFEEPTYTGAVPELSETGGRLVHGGNSDHLDSSHAVPKWQGEAQSSAQNMMLDQEHAFAADDHFIVPSPRYSASQFCCTQIEGNGHDRCDDNEAPSDHLTELVSVVSSNEDEQPSPVSVLGSSVDAEDCCSGGFEKISADLQGLRMQLRLLKMEATGDGDDETDLALFTDDDETAANCEPANESAPTTSRTFRDEDERDFSYVADMLTFLGSIQSSEHDLLLDARYLSGSRGRGDVYDDLERKYGELVLWPRPERRLLFDLANDVLVDTITYLTQCGSQQGLAKKCQLGMEWDKEQITEEVWERVRRQRRETECFQEEKLMGVGWLDCEDVTDEIVEDIGSMLGEDLLEEAIADLYLLDLFG; this is translated from the exons cgccgccgccaccacagcCCCAGCCACAATGCCCCGCCCCATCTCGCCGCCG GAGTTGGATCCTCGAGCAAACAAGGTGGTGAACTTGGGATGCATTCCAATTCCTTG tTTGATGGGAGCAGGCTTTGTACACCCAAAAGAGCTGGTCGCACCCCGATGAAAATGCTAATAGATGACGATGTCTACAGAGATGTCACTGCTAGGCACACATCGCCTGGTGTTGTGGGCAGGCTAATGGGCCTTGACATAATGCCTTCACTTGGAGTGcacagccaagatacatgtaacgggGACCGTTCACAGGGCAGGTCGCCAGGGAGTTGCAGTGATAAATCAGGGAATTATAGTGACAGGCATGCCTTCTCGGGAGATGTTCCACATAGGGCAAGCACTGATGAGATTCCAGAATTCAAAGATGTTTTCGAGGTAATGGAGACCACCAAAACGAAGAACCGAAACCGTAACACGTGTTCTGGACATGACAGGGTCAACAATGCTGACCTTAATTTTGTAAGGCAGAAGTTTATGGATGCAAAACGCCTTTCCACTGATGAATCTTTTCAGAGATCGAAAGAGTTCAATAGTGCGCTAGAGGCATTGGTATCAAACAAAGATGCTCTCATGGAAATTCTTCAAGAATCCAACAATGTTGCCGCGAGTGATCTGTCCGGCCTCGGTTGTCCTCCATCCTCTGGTGTAAACCGGATCACGCTGTTGAAACCATCCAGAAGAAGTAAGTTTATTGATGCAGATATTGTGTATCCACCAGAAGATGACACTGAACGGTGTTTTCACTCACCAAAAGAAGCAAAGCATTCTCCAAGGAAGCCTCATAGTAACTTTTCCAGTGAACCTCCCAGAGAAGAAACCGGTTCTTTCAGACAAAAGTTGTCTAGGTCAAGCTACAGGGAGAGCATTGATAAGCGTGTTTCTCCCACTCGGATTGTTGTCTTGAAACCATGCCTTGATAAAAATCTGAACATGGAAGGAGCATTTCCAATAACCAATGACATGTTCTGCTCCAGTTACAGAAGGACTGAAGCATGCCTGGATGATGGCATTCAAAGGCAGCATGCAGAAGAATCCATGCCTCAGATCTCCACAGCATATCCCGATGCACGGCGCCAGAGAGCAAAGGAGTCCAGAGAAATTGCTCGAGAGGTTTCAACACAGATGAAGACAGTTGCTGCTGTCAGGGGAGGTGCAAATGGAAAGCAGAAACTCAGTCCAGATATTGGGACGTCCAACCAGGATGAGCAGGTGTCTTTGTTGACATCCATGGCTAAGCTAAAAAGTTCGGCAGCATTGCAAAGATCTTCTGGTGTGCATGATGCTCCGGATGGTTCTTGCGCAGGGACTTCACCGACACATTCAGCTAAGAGATCCATCAGGAAGGAAGCAAGGAGACGCCTAGCTGACAGATGGAGGACGacccagcaacatcaacatccatcACAAGATGGTAATGCTACATTCAGCACACTCGGGGACATGCTTGCTCTCTCTGACAAAGAGACCTCAAAGTTTACTTCAGGGGCAGCAGCTAGCCGGCAATGGCCAGAGGGCGAGTCACATAGGGATGTGATGCCAGGATCATGTGGTTATCCTCTTGGTATCAGCAGCAATGATGGCTGGAAAGATGATAACATATGTGGCTTAACAAGGTTGGAGTCTGTTTCTACATCATCCATCAACCGAGGGAGTCCGAAATCGAGCAGCAGAAAAGCAAGTTGCACACATGGTGAATATTCTGTGGCAGAGAACATCATCGGATCAGGGCCATATAGTTCTGAAGATCTGCATCAGGACAGACCAAGGAGATCGTCAGTCAGAAGTTCGACATATCTCTCTGATGAAAGCGATGTGCAGTCTCTGGACGAAGTGCAAAGTGTGGTGACCGAACGCGAGATCCATGTGAATTTTGAAGAACCAACTTACACCGGTGCAGTGCCAGAGCTATCTGAAACTGGAGGAAGACTTGTGCATGGTGGAAATTCTGACCATTTGGATAGCAGCCATGCAGTTCCAAAATGGCAGGGTGAGGCCCAGTCTTCTGCACAGAACATGATGCTGGACCAAGAGCACGCATTCGCAGCAGATGACCATTTTATTGTCCCTAGTCCTAGATATTCAGCATCTCAG TTCTGCTGCACTCAGATTGAGGGGAATGGGCACGATCGATGTGATGATAATGAAGCTCCGTCCGATCATCTGACAGAACTAGTATCCGTCGTGAGCTCCAACGAAGACGAACAACCGAGTCCGGTGTCCGTCCTCGGATCGTCCGTGGATGCCGAGGACTGTTGTTCAGGAGGTTTTGAGAAAATAAGTGCAGACCTTCAAG GGCTCAGGATGCAACTTCGGCTGCTCAAGATGGAGGCGACGGGCGACGGGGACGACGAAACCGACCTCGCTCTGTTCACTGACGATGACGAGACCGCCGCGAACTGCGAGCCGGCCAATGAAAGCGCGCCGACAACGTCCCGGACTTTCCGGGATGAAGACGAGAGGGACTTCTCTTATGTGGCTGACATGCTCACATTTCTAGGAAGTATTCAGAGCTCTGAGCATGATCTTCTGCTCGACGCGCGCTATCTGTCGGGATCTCGCGGGCGTGGCGACGTGTACGATGATCTCGAAAGGAAGTACGGCGAACTCGTCTTGTGGCCGCGGCCTGAGAGGCGGCTCCTCTTTGATCTGGCAAATGATGTCCTTGTAGATACCATCACCTATTTGACACAATGTGGCAGTCAGCAGGGGTTGGCGAAGAAGTGTCAGCTGGGCATGGAATGGGACAAGGAGCAGATCACGGAGGAGGTTTGGGAGAGGGTGCGCCGGCAACGGCGGGAGACGGAGTGCTTCCAGGAGGAGAAGCTGATGGGCGTGGGGTGGCTGGACTGCGAGGATGTCACTGATGAGATAGTGGAGGACATTGGGAGCATGCTGGGCGAGGATCTCCTGGAGGAAGCCATAGCTGATCTGTACCTGCTGGACCTTTTTGGTTAA
- the LOC119362175 gene encoding uncharacterized protein LOC119362175 isoform X2 has product MGGLRRGGGTDGLHSHRRRRHHSPSHNAPPHLAAGVGSSSKQGGELGMHSNSLFDGSRLCTPKRAGRTPMKMLIDDDVYRDVTARHTSPGVVGRLMGLDIMPSLGVHSQDTCNGDRSQGRSPGSCSDKSGNYSDRHAFSGDVPHRASTDEIPEFKDVFEVMETTKTKNRNRNTCSGHDRVNNADLNFVRQKFMDAKRLSTDESFQRSKEFNSALEALVSNKDALMEILQESNNVAASDLSGLGCPPSSGVNRITLLKPSRRSKFIDADIVYPPEDDTERCFHSPKEAKHSPRKPHSNFSSEPPREETGSFRQKLSRSSYRESIDKRVSPTRIVVLKPCLDKNLNMEGAFPITNDMFCSSYRRTEACLDDGIQRQHAEESMPQISTAYPDARRQRAKESREIAREVSTQMKTVAAVRGGANGKQKLSPDIGTSNQDEQVSLLTSMAKLKSSAALQRSSGVHDAPDGSCAGTSPTHSAKRSIRKEARRRLADRWRTTQQHQHPSQDGNATFSTLGDMLALSDKETSKFTSGAAASRQWPEGESHRDVMPGSCGYPLGISSNDGWKDDNICGLTRLESVSTSSINRGSPKSSSRKASCTHGEYSVAENIIGSGPYSSEDLHQDRPRRSSVRSSTYLSDESDVQSLDEVQSVVTEREIHVNFEEPTYTGAVPELSETGGRLVHGGNSDHLDSSHAVPKWQGEAQSSAQNMMLDQEHAFAADDHFIVPSPRYSASQIEGNGHDRCDDNEAPSDHLTELVSVVSSNEDEQPSPVSVLGSSVDAEDCCSGGFEKISADLQGLRMQLRLLKMEATGDGDDETDLALFTDDDETAANCEPANESAPTTSRTFRDEDERDFSYVADMLTFLGSIQSSEHDLLLDARYLSGSRGRGDVYDDLERKYGELVLWPRPERRLLFDLANDVLVDTITYLTQCGSQQGLAKKCQLGMEWDKEQITEEVWERVRRQRRETECFQEEKLMGVGWLDCEDVTDEIVEDIGSMLGEDLLEEAIADLYLLDLFG; this is encoded by the exons cgccgccgccaccacagcCCCAGCCACAATGCCCCGCCCCATCTCGCCGCCG GAGTTGGATCCTCGAGCAAACAAGGTGGTGAACTTGGGATGCATTCCAATTCCTTG tTTGATGGGAGCAGGCTTTGTACACCCAAAAGAGCTGGTCGCACCCCGATGAAAATGCTAATAGATGACGATGTCTACAGAGATGTCACTGCTAGGCACACATCGCCTGGTGTTGTGGGCAGGCTAATGGGCCTTGACATAATGCCTTCACTTGGAGTGcacagccaagatacatgtaacgggGACCGTTCACAGGGCAGGTCGCCAGGGAGTTGCAGTGATAAATCAGGGAATTATAGTGACAGGCATGCCTTCTCGGGAGATGTTCCACATAGGGCAAGCACTGATGAGATTCCAGAATTCAAAGATGTTTTCGAGGTAATGGAGACCACCAAAACGAAGAACCGAAACCGTAACACGTGTTCTGGACATGACAGGGTCAACAATGCTGACCTTAATTTTGTAAGGCAGAAGTTTATGGATGCAAAACGCCTTTCCACTGATGAATCTTTTCAGAGATCGAAAGAGTTCAATAGTGCGCTAGAGGCATTGGTATCAAACAAAGATGCTCTCATGGAAATTCTTCAAGAATCCAACAATGTTGCCGCGAGTGATCTGTCCGGCCTCGGTTGTCCTCCATCCTCTGGTGTAAACCGGATCACGCTGTTGAAACCATCCAGAAGAAGTAAGTTTATTGATGCAGATATTGTGTATCCACCAGAAGATGACACTGAACGGTGTTTTCACTCACCAAAAGAAGCAAAGCATTCTCCAAGGAAGCCTCATAGTAACTTTTCCAGTGAACCTCCCAGAGAAGAAACCGGTTCTTTCAGACAAAAGTTGTCTAGGTCAAGCTACAGGGAGAGCATTGATAAGCGTGTTTCTCCCACTCGGATTGTTGTCTTGAAACCATGCCTTGATAAAAATCTGAACATGGAAGGAGCATTTCCAATAACCAATGACATGTTCTGCTCCAGTTACAGAAGGACTGAAGCATGCCTGGATGATGGCATTCAAAGGCAGCATGCAGAAGAATCCATGCCTCAGATCTCCACAGCATATCCCGATGCACGGCGCCAGAGAGCAAAGGAGTCCAGAGAAATTGCTCGAGAGGTTTCAACACAGATGAAGACAGTTGCTGCTGTCAGGGGAGGTGCAAATGGAAAGCAGAAACTCAGTCCAGATATTGGGACGTCCAACCAGGATGAGCAGGTGTCTTTGTTGACATCCATGGCTAAGCTAAAAAGTTCGGCAGCATTGCAAAGATCTTCTGGTGTGCATGATGCTCCGGATGGTTCTTGCGCAGGGACTTCACCGACACATTCAGCTAAGAGATCCATCAGGAAGGAAGCAAGGAGACGCCTAGCTGACAGATGGAGGACGacccagcaacatcaacatccatcACAAGATGGTAATGCTACATTCAGCACACTCGGGGACATGCTTGCTCTCTCTGACAAAGAGACCTCAAAGTTTACTTCAGGGGCAGCAGCTAGCCGGCAATGGCCAGAGGGCGAGTCACATAGGGATGTGATGCCAGGATCATGTGGTTATCCTCTTGGTATCAGCAGCAATGATGGCTGGAAAGATGATAACATATGTGGCTTAACAAGGTTGGAGTCTGTTTCTACATCATCCATCAACCGAGGGAGTCCGAAATCGAGCAGCAGAAAAGCAAGTTGCACACATGGTGAATATTCTGTGGCAGAGAACATCATCGGATCAGGGCCATATAGTTCTGAAGATCTGCATCAGGACAGACCAAGGAGATCGTCAGTCAGAAGTTCGACATATCTCTCTGATGAAAGCGATGTGCAGTCTCTGGACGAAGTGCAAAGTGTGGTGACCGAACGCGAGATCCATGTGAATTTTGAAGAACCAACTTACACCGGTGCAGTGCCAGAGCTATCTGAAACTGGAGGAAGACTTGTGCATGGTGGAAATTCTGACCATTTGGATAGCAGCCATGCAGTTCCAAAATGGCAGGGTGAGGCCCAGTCTTCTGCACAGAACATGATGCTGGACCAAGAGCACGCATTCGCAGCAGATGACCATTTTATTGTCCCTAGTCCTAGATATTCAGCATCTCAG ATTGAGGGGAATGGGCACGATCGATGTGATGATAATGAAGCTCCGTCCGATCATCTGACAGAACTAGTATCCGTCGTGAGCTCCAACGAAGACGAACAACCGAGTCCGGTGTCCGTCCTCGGATCGTCCGTGGATGCCGAGGACTGTTGTTCAGGAGGTTTTGAGAAAATAAGTGCAGACCTTCAAG GGCTCAGGATGCAACTTCGGCTGCTCAAGATGGAGGCGACGGGCGACGGGGACGACGAAACCGACCTCGCTCTGTTCACTGACGATGACGAGACCGCCGCGAACTGCGAGCCGGCCAATGAAAGCGCGCCGACAACGTCCCGGACTTTCCGGGATGAAGACGAGAGGGACTTCTCTTATGTGGCTGACATGCTCACATTTCTAGGAAGTATTCAGAGCTCTGAGCATGATCTTCTGCTCGACGCGCGCTATCTGTCGGGATCTCGCGGGCGTGGCGACGTGTACGATGATCTCGAAAGGAAGTACGGCGAACTCGTCTTGTGGCCGCGGCCTGAGAGGCGGCTCCTCTTTGATCTGGCAAATGATGTCCTTGTAGATACCATCACCTATTTGACACAATGTGGCAGTCAGCAGGGGTTGGCGAAGAAGTGTCAGCTGGGCATGGAATGGGACAAGGAGCAGATCACGGAGGAGGTTTGGGAGAGGGTGCGCCGGCAACGGCGGGAGACGGAGTGCTTCCAGGAGGAGAAGCTGATGGGCGTGGGGTGGCTGGACTGCGAGGATGTCACTGATGAGATAGTGGAGGACATTGGGAGCATGCTGGGCGAGGATCTCCTGGAGGAAGCCATAGCTGATCTGTACCTGCTGGACCTTTTTGGTTAA
- the LOC119362176 gene encoding probable pectate lyase 4, whose amino-acid sequence MGARASCFSRLCCCWISFPSSDPRPPHPPPTPAAAAAAYLPCPGMDTEAGPGTVTTAARRPPQPRTPYADADRTLRALAAAAEGFGRRAIGGLHGALYHVTSLQDDGHGTLREACRAKEPLWVVFEVSGDIHLQTYLRVSSHKTIDGRGQRVRLTGKGLQLKDCHHVIVCNLQFEAGRGHDVDGIQIKPGSTNIWIDRCSLADYDDGLIDITRQSTDITVSRCHFARHDKTMLIGADPAHVDDRCIRVTIHHCFFDGTRQRHPRLRFGKVHLYNNYTRDWGIYAVCAGVEAQIVSQCNIYEGGHKKTVFKYMPEKAADREETAAGWIRSEGDAFLHGALPCLVDGPGAECVFRPEEYYDRWTMEAASPALKEVIQLCAGWQPVPRPPDC is encoded by the exons ATGGGCGCCCGTGCCTCCTGTTTCTCCCGCCTCTGCTGCTGCTGGAtctccttcccctcctccgacCCCCGTCCCCCGCATCCCCCTCcgactcccgccgccgccgccgcagcctacCTCCCCTGCCCCGGCATGGACACGGAGGCGGGGCCTGGGACGGTGACGACGGCGGCCCGCCGCCCCCCGCAGCCGCGGACGCCCTACGCCGACGCGGACCGCACCCTCcgcgcgctcgccgccgccgccgagggctTCGGCCGCCGCGCCATCGGGGGCCTCCACGGCGCCCTCTACCATGTCACCTCCCTCCAAG ACGACGGGCACGGGACGCTGCGGGAGGCGTGCCGGGCCAAGGAGCCGCTGTGGGTCGTCTTCGAGGTGTCCGGCGACATCCACCTGCAGACCTACCTCCGGGTCTCCTCCCACAAGACCATCGACGGGCGCGGCCAGCGGGTCCGGCTCACCGGCAAGGGGCTCCAGCTCAAGGACTGCCACCACGTCATCGTCTGCAACCTCCAGTTCGAGGCCGGCCGGGGCCACGACGTCGACGGCATCCAGATCAAGCCCGGCTCCACCAACATCTGGATCGACCGCTGCTCCCTCGCCGACTACGACGACGGCCTCATCGACATCACGCGCCAGAGCACCGACATCACCGTCTCCAG ATGCCACTTTGCAAGGCATGACAAGACGATGCTCATCGGCGCGGACCCGGCGCACGTCGACGACAGGTGCATCAGGGTGACCATCCACCACTGCTTCTTCGACGGCACGCGGCAGAGGCACCCGCGCCTGCGCTTCGGCAAGGTCCACCTCTACAACAACTACACCAGGGACTGGGGCATATACGCAGTCTGCGCCGGCGTCGAAGCTCAG ATTGTGTCTCAGTGCAACATATACGAAGGAGGACACAAGAAGACGGTCTTCAAGTACATGCCGGAGAAG GCTGCTGACAGAGAAGAGACGGCGGCCGGGTGGATCAGGTCGGAGGGCGACGCGTTCCTGCACGGTGCGCTGCCGTGCCTGGTCGACGGCCCGGGCGCCGAGTGCGTCTTCAGGCCGGAGGAGTACTACGACAGGTGGACGATGGAGGCGGCGTCGCCGGCGCTCAAGGAGGTCATTCAGCTCTGCGCTGGGTGGCAGCCTGTGCCCAGGCCCCCGGACTGCTAG
- the LOC119360478 gene encoding GSH-induced LITAF domain protein-like, which produces MECGRGLLHGRWPNSSHILFQHGEELSFTTSPFQPAPLQPRRACLSSYGTETEPPTTTGDRAPPGPDPRPPAATMATAKAAGDEPALGIPYNPAQAQGSYYYPPDPYAAGRVPPNAIYAGAPKGVPLQHTMFRDTPAPFHCQSCGDAAVTSVRSKPSVASVVACMMPFFLGVCFLCPSMDCLWHKQHYCPSCGEMVAEFKKDDPCIVVDPTSWTEPSFAVPA; this is translated from the exons ATGGAGTGTGGAAGGGGGCTCCTTCATGGAAGGTGGCCGAACTCATCACATATACTTTTTCAACACGGAGAAGAACTGTCTTTCACAACAAGTCCGTTCCAACCAGCCCCCCTCCAGCCTCGACGCGCCTGTCTGTCATCATACGGCACAGAAACAGAACCCCCAACCACGACCGGCGACCGCGCACCGCCCGGCCCAGATCCCCGCCCGCCGGCAGCGACCATGGCGACGGCCaaggccgccggcgacgagccggccCTCGGCATCCCGTACAACCCGGCGCAGGCCCAGGGCAGCTACTACTACCCGCCGGACCCCTACGCGGCGGGGCGGGTGCCGCCGAACGCGATCTACgccggcgcgcccaagggggtgccCCTGCAGCACACCATGTTCCGCGACACGCCCGCCCCCTTCCACTGCCAGTCCTGCGGCGACGCCGCCGTCACCTCCGTCCG GTCGAAGCCGAGTGTCGCATCAGTTGTGGCTTGCATGATGCCGTTCTTTCTGGGCGTGTGCTTCCTGTGCCCCTCCATGGACTGCCTCTGGCACAAACAGCATTACTGCCCCAGCTGTGGAGAAATG GTGGCTGAGTTCAAGAAGGACGATCCGTGCATCGTCGTCGACCCAACCAGCTGGACCGAGCCAAGCTTTGCCGTGCCTGCTTAG
- the LOC119367147 gene encoding uncharacterized protein LOC119367147 has protein sequence MDQFHDGHHVRLRNLVQRTYLHAADDGVGVTLHERRASMNAAWAVHIYHGGDGDGDGDGHRLLLHSAAYGRYLAAGARPARLGHRGLRAELSDYDLPEVEAIMWRAVGSGFDFEDDVVLLRHVGGRYLRANGKYLPWNSSGVSVDDDDDASPMMYWVVEPIPFREAGMPAIPGPLPTRPRCLSAIFGSPGRRILFVGALENGFYPEEVDGWRLFLFKERSVFRLRDDLAFRVAAGVDDPNIVMCVRAGRYGRLTPLVVDLPHGSYGETLEIVVFLAGTPAYDALRYPDADA, from the exons ATGGACCAGTTCCACGACGGGCACCACGTGCGGCTGCGGAACCTCGTGCAGCGCACCTACCTCCACGCCGCCGACGACGGGGTGGGCGTCACGCTCCACGAGCGCCGCGCATCCATGAACGCGGCGTGGGCGGTGCACATCTACCACGGCGGagacggcgatggcgatggcgacggcCATCGCCTGCTCCTCCACAGCGCCGCCTACGGCCGCTACCTTGCCGCCGGGGCCAGGCCGGCACGGCTCGGCCACAGAGGCCTTCGCGCGGAGCTGAGCGACTACGACCTTCCGGAGGTGGAGGCCATCATGTGGCGGGCCGTCGGGTCGGGCTTCGACTTCGAGGACGACGTCGTCCTGCTCCGCCACGTCGGGGGCCGCTACCTCCGCGCCAACGGCAAGTACCTCCCCTGGAACTCCTCCGGCGTCAgcgtcgacgacgacgacgacgccagcCCCATGATGTACTGGGTCGTCGAGCCCATCCCCTTCAGAGAGGCGGGCATGCCTGCCATTCCTGGCCCGCTTCCG ACTCGCCCAAGATGCCTCTCCGCCATATTCGGTTCTCCCGGACGGCGGATCCTGTTCGTGGGGGCGCTCGAGAACGGGTTCTACCCCGAGGAGGTCGACGGCTGGCGCCTGTTCTTGTTCAAGGAGAGGTCCGTGTTCCGCCTGAGGGACGACCTGGCGTTCCGCGTCgctgccggcgtggacgacccgaaCATCGTCATGTGCGTCCGAGCGGGCCGCTACGGGAGGCTGACCCCTCTCGTCGTCGACCTGCCCCATGGCAGCTACGGCGAGACCCTCGAGATTGTCGTCTTCCTGGCCGGGACCCCTG CCTACGATGCACTGCGATACCCGGATGCCGATGCATAG